A single window of Colletes latitarsis isolate SP2378_abdomen chromosome 11, iyColLati1, whole genome shotgun sequence DNA harbors:
- the Raptor gene encoding regulatory associated protein of MTOR complex 1 isoform X1, with the protein MSVTASKPCHEEENSRLTEEDDWKMQLAFCKPRHTATIEGVNCITQTWRLKERMKTVSVALVLCLNVGVDPPDIVKTQPCARLECWIDPLSVSPLKALDTIGSNLQKQYERWQPRARYKQSLDPSVEEVKKLCTSLRRNAKEERVLFHYNGHGVPKPTSNGEIWVFNRTYTQYIPLSVYDLQTWMGAPSIYVYDCSSAGIIVESFQQFAEQHEKEYEMEKQAVQQNRATGVTSTTVPSYKNCIQLAACAANQILPMNPDLPADIFTSCLTTPIKIALRWFIMQNTSKLVPKISLDLIDKIPGQLADRRTMLGELNWIFTAITDTIAWNTFPRDLFQRLFRQDLLVASLFRNFLLAERILRSYDCTPVSCPKLPPTYQHPMWQAWDLALDLCLAQLPSILENKDQFVHSPFFEEQLTAFQVWLTLGSKNRSPPEQLPIVLQVLLSQVHRLRALELLGRFLDLGPWAVNLALSVGIFPYVLKLLQSNARELRPLLVFIWAKILAVDSTCQTDLVRDGGHKYFLSVLQDTSVPSEYRTLAAFVLASIVNDYRQGQVAANHGSLVSICLEQLGDSNPLLRQWLCLCLARLWHNYDKARWCGVRDIAHEKLFTLLLDSVPEVRAASVYALGTFINSVTTRSEHANNIDQIIAITLINTVSHDMCPLVRKELVVALQWMVLHFENSFVTLALAEENSRKDLVVETLSPFSGLRRISSRDRLKMLSPNNTYSVDSTDGFGQDRIKRVSSSSSISSLGNNWEFVRKPCESLGHSSLGNLPSLSYGSVYMKLWHGLCSLDNDPHPAVASMSQKVTNHIRNQVKESSMPKEGIETKISSSLSLPPSPSNRTTYLSTSKGESPPTISSGTDLLRSSRVQSHSNRSRKPIPNTISEEADEVAGIKTPLTTSQFVEWSCAQFAQPVSLESETESMSDMESRAHYEREWRYLRNRRQRREAREEQLRAVQSRVESQVFHARCPHSPEVLTFHPFEPHLAVALKDFFGVWDCQTGAKLTYCASRGNKMSRITALEFINAHDVTLLMTGSDDGSVRVWKNYSSTLSRDPILLTAWQALADIQPSTKTTTGAYISGLVTKWEQRSLTLAVTGDVRIVRLWDAETELKKQDIPTGADCCATCIDVDGVGAMMAVGCGDGSVRLFDRRLPPLESRVMIWREHTAWVLDTSLRKSERSTPQLFTGSSSGDIRIFDLRKNSSVNTVQITQGITALAAHEVADIFACGSTNHCISLYNTTGQHLNTIKFHEGFMATRISPVSCLSFHPYRVILAAGCVDNTITAYASESRR; encoded by the exons ATGTCAGTAACTGCTTCAAAGCCATGCCACGAGGAAGAGAATTCACGATTGACAGAGGAGGATGATTGGAAAATGCAACTCGCATTTTGCAAACCACGGCATACAGCAACGATCGAGGGTGTAAACTGTATTACACAAACATGGAGACTGAAAGAACGG atgAAAACTGTGAGCGTGGCTTTAGTTTTGTGTTTAAACGTTGGTGTTGATCCGCCAGATATTGTCAAGACACAACCGTGCGCTCGCCTCGAATGCTGGATCG ATCCATTATCGGTGAGCCCATTAAAAGCTTTGGACACTATAGGTTCTAATTTACAAAAACAATACGAACGATGGCAGCCAAGAGCTCGTTATAAACAGAGTTTAGATCCTTCGGTCGAAGAAGTTAAAAAGTTATGTACTTCCTTAAGGCGAAACGCGAAAGAGGAAAGAGTTCTATTTCATTATAATGGGCATGGTGTTCCTAAACCCACTAGTAACGGTGAAATATGGGTATTTAATAGG ACATATACACAATACATTCCTTTGTCTGTATATGATTTACAGACATGGATGGGTGCTCCAAGCATCTATGTATATGATTGTTCTAGCGCAGGTATAATTGTAGAGTCTTTTCAACAATTTGCGGAACAACACGAGAAGGAATACGAG ATGGAAAAGCAGGCAGTTCAGCAGAACAGGGCCACTGGAGTCACAAGCACCACAGTGCCATCTTACAAAAATTGTATTCAGCTGGCAGCATGCGCAGCTAATCAGATTTTACCTATGAATCCAGATTTACCAGCAGATATATTCACATCATGCCTTACAACTCCAATAAAAATTGCATTGCGATG GTTTATAATGCAAAATACATCGAAATTGgtaccaaaaatatcattagACTTAATCGATAA AATTCCAGGACAATTGGCTGATAGAAGAACGATGTTAGGAGAACTTAATTGGATATTTACAGCAATCACTGATACAATAGCTTGGAACACTTTCCCAAGAG ATTTATTCCAGAGATTATTTAGACAAGATTTATTAGTTGCTAGTttgtttagaaattttttacttgCCGAGAGAATACTTAGATCGTATGATTGTACTCCAGTTTCTTGTCCGAAACTACCACCTACTTATCAG CATCCTATGTGGCAAGCATGGGACTTGGCACTTGATCTCTGTTTAGCGCAATTACCATCTATTCTTGAAAATAAAGATCAATTTGTCCACTCCCCCTTTTTCGAGGAGCAACTCACAGCCTTTCAAGTATGGCTTACTCTAGGTTCGAAAAATCGTAGTCCTCCGGAACAATTGCCGATAGTACTCCAAGTCTTATTGAGTCAAGTTCATAGGCTAAGAGCATTGGAATTGTTAGGACGTTTTCTTGATCTTGGCCCGTGGGCTGTGAACTTGGCTCTCAGCGTAGGCATTTTTCCATATGTTTTGAAATTACTTCAAAGCAATGCTAGGGAATTACGTCCGTTGCTCGTTTTTATTTGGGCGAAAATCCTTGCAGTTGACAGT ACTTGTCAAACAGATCTTGTACGCGATGGCGGGCACAAGTACTTTCTATCTGTCCTTCAGGATACTTCAGTGCCG AGCGAATATAGGACATTAGCAGCATTTGTTTTGGCCAGTATTGTAAATGACTATCGACAGGGTCAAGTAGCTGCTAATCATGGTAGCCTTGTTTCAATCTGCTTGGAACAACTCGGAGATTCGAACCCTCTATTGCGCCAGTGGTTGTGTTTGTGTCTTGCAAGACTTTGGCATAATTATGACAAAGCAAGGTGGTGTGGCGTTCGAGATATCGCACACGAGAAGCTGTTTACATTACTGCTGGATTCAGTTCCTGAG GTTCGAGCAGCTAGCGTTTATGCTTTGGGTACATTTATAAATAGCGTAACTACACGGAGCGAACATGCAAATAATATCGATCAAATTATTGCTATAACACTCATTAATACAGTCTCTCATGATATGTGCCCTTTAGTTAGAAAA GAATTAGTAGTAGCACTTCAGTGGATGGTTTTACACTTTGAAAATTCCTTTGTAACGTTAGCTTTAGCTGAAGAGAACAGTCGGAAAGATCTTGTCGTGGAAACATTGTCGCCATTTAGCGGATTGAGACGCATTAGTTCTAGGGATAGATTAAAAATGCTTTCCCCTAATAATACGTACAGTGTAGACAGTACGGATGGATTTGGCCAGGATCGTATTAAGAgggtgtcgtcgtcgtcgtctatTAGTAGTTTAG GAAATAATTGGGAGTTCGTGAGGAAACCTTGCGAGTCACTTG GGCACAGTTCTCTCGGGAATTTGCCAAGTCTTTCCTATGGTAGCGTGTATATGAAACTGTGGCATGGATTATGCAGCCTCGATAATGATCCTCATCCTGCGGTTGCCTCGATGTCCCAGAAGGTCACCAATCATATTCGAAATCAG GTTAAAGAATCTTCTATGCCTAAAGAAGGGATTGAAACGAAAATATCTTCGTCGTTATCTCTTCCACCATCTCCCTCGAATCGTACAACTTACTTAAG CACTAGCAAAGGAGAATCACCACCTACGATAAGCTCTGGCACAGATTTATTGCGTTCTTCGAGAGTACAGTCACATAGCAATCGCTCTAGGAAACCAATTCCTAATACG ATATCGGAGGAAGCGGATGAAGTTGCTGGAATTAAAACGCCACTAACGACTTCGCAATTTGTTGAATGGAGTTGTGCTCAGTTTGCTCAGCCTGTTAGTTTAGAGAGTGAAACTGAATCGATGAGTGATAtggaaagtagagctcattacGAAAGAGAATGGCG TTACCTAAGAAATAGACGACAAAGGCGCGAGGCAAGGGAAGAACAGCTACGAGCAGTACAAAGTAGGGTAGAATCGCAAGTATTCCATGCGAGGTGTCCACATTCCCCAGAAGTTTTAACGTTTCATCCGTTCGAACCTCATTTGGCTGTAGCATTAAAAGATTTCTTTGG AGTATGGGACTGTCAAACCGGTGCAAAGTTAACTTATTGCGCAAGTCGTGGTAATAAAATGTCGCGCATTACGGCTCTTGAGTTTATCAATGCTCACGATGTGACTTTGTTGATGACTGGATCCGATGATGGTTCGGTCAGAGTATGGAAAAATTACAGCAGCACGCTAAGCCGCGATCCGATTTTACTTACCGCGTGGCAGGCACTGGCTGACATACAGCCGTCGACGAAAACAACGACCGGTGCTTATATAT CTGGATTAGTTACAAAATGGGAGCAAAGGTCCCTTACTCTGGCTGTCACAGGTGATGTTCGTATTGTCAGGCTCTGGGACGCAGAGACCGAATTAAAGAAACAAGATATACCGACAGGTGCTGATTGTTGCGCTACTTGTATTGATGTTGATGGCGTAG GTGCAATGATGGCAGTCGGTTGCGGTGATGGTTCCGTTCGCTTATTTGATAGAAGATTACCTCCATTAGAATCGAGAGTTATGATCTGGAGGGAGCATACAGCATGGGTGTTGGACACATCTTTGAGAAAATCTGAGAGATCTACACCGCAGTTGTTTACTGGATCGTCATCGGGAGATATTAGAATATTTGATCTTAGGAAAAATTCTTCTGTAAACACTGTACAAATAACACAAGGTATTACAGCACTGGCAGCTCACGAAGTGGCTGATATTTTTGCTTG cGGGTCTACAAATCATTGTATAAGTCTTTACAATACAACGGGTCAACATTTAAATACGATAAAATTTCACGAAGGATTTATGGCTACTCGTATCAGTCCTGTAAGTTGTCTA